DNA sequence from the Leishmania panamensis strain MHOM/PA/94/PSC-1 chromosome 17 sequence genome:
cgtcgccaccacgctcagcggcagcgtgcggCGACGACCCGACGGTGTCGTGTAGGTCACCACGCGCCACTCCGAGCTCAGGATGATCTCGGCGCCGTCCTCGAAGCACACCTGCACCGTCTTGTTTGACAGCCGGAACACGAGCGCACTGTCCACGCGCAGCCAGCGCTTGACGTACACAAAGTCGCTGGACGTGTGTGGGTCGGTGCAGcgtggcggtgccaccgGCAGGAAGGGTGagcacgccaccaccgctaccCTGTCCGGCGAGCTCTGCACGCGGCTGAGGTAGGTCTTGAAGTACTTGGTTAGTGtcaccttcttctccagctccggCGGGTAGCTGTGCATGCTGAATACCTGCAGCTCGTCCTTCGCGAAGAGTccggtgccgccgtcgcgtgCCGGTATCTCGATCTTGACGCGCGCATAATATTCCACGCGGTCCGTGATGGGCTCCCAGACGATCTTGGTGGAGTCGTTGAAGTGCGCGCCGGTCTGGCCGGTGCTGAGGCGGTACGCCATGCCGTACTTGGACGAGAAATCGGCACATTGGGTGACCcacaccggcggcggcggcgcctcgctgtcggcagcatcggcggcggtggcgtcgccgcacaAGGTCTGGTGCAGGTGGTcgtgcagcgccgtcagctgctgcttctcctcctcgtctgcgttggcgtcgtcgcggcgttgctgctgcggcgacgcgaggcagcggcccgagagcggcaccactgctgtcGCAGGTGCACTGCGTGGAATCTcgccgcgcgcgtgcgcgtcgaTGCCAGGGAGCGTCGGGGTCGGcgtcacctgctgctgcttgaggTTTGCGAGGTGGCGTGGCGACGTCGGCGCGCcgtgtggcggtggcacgtTGGCGTTGAtgggccgcagcacctcacgCTGTGCGGGAGCACCCAACAGGTCCTTGCCATATGGCGCTGGTAGCGGGTGATGCATGTCCACTACCGGCCCGCGGCGCGCGCAGCGCGTGGTGGTGACTGCTGCGGTCGTCGTCATCGGTGcggacgcggtggcgccgggAACCGGTAGGCCAAAGGACGCAAGCGACGCCGGCGgtgtcagcggcggcggtggcgacgacgagaaGAAGGAGTGCTGGCGGATGTCCATCAGGGTGGGGCGGTGGGCCGGGCTGCTCTGCAGGATCTGGGTGATGAGATCACGCGCGTTGTCCGGCACGCTGGCGGGGAAGTCGTAGCGGCACTGGCGGATGCGCTTGTATGTCGACTCCACATCCTCCATCTGGAACGGCGGCTGACCCACCAGCAGCGTGTACAGAATGACGCCGAGCGACCACGTGTCCACTTCGTAGCTGTGGCCGTGGCTCTTGTGGTCGATGATCTCAGGGGCGATGTAGTTTGGCGTGCCGCAGATAGTGCGCTTGCGCTCGCCGTCGTATTGCAGCTCTGCGGCGAGGCCGAAGTCGCCAATTTTGATGTTGAGCTCTCTGTCCAGCATGATGTTGCCGGGCTTCAGGTCGCGGTGGATGACGCACTCGCTGTGCATGTACTGCAGTGCTGAcaggcactgcagcatcaCGTACTGCGTCTCCGCCACGGTGAAGCGACGCACCTTGAGCAGGTCCATCAGCGTGCCGTGGTCGCACTTCTCCAACAGCATATACACGTAGTAGCGGTCGCGGAAGGTGCGTAGAAACTCGACGACGTGCTTGTGCTTCATGCGGCGGTGGATGCTGATTTCACTGTGCAGCTTCTGCAGTGTCTTAGGCTTCTCCAGCGACGCGCGGTTGACGGCCTTGAGCGCGTAGGTGCCGGTCTCGTCTGACACCTCGTAGCACTTGGCgaagccgccgcggccgagcACACGGCCGCACTGGAAGCGGTGCAGCCGGCCGCTGGAATCCATCTCGtagatgctgctgccgggcTGGAATGTTGGCTTTGGCAGCTCCGACGTGGACGTGGGTGCATCGGGGGCGAGGTTGGGGCCGGGGCGGGCACCGacacgctgcaggcgctccatggcggcggcggcgcgcgggTGCTggtgaagaggcggagaaTGCAGGGGATAAGTGGAGGAGCCTAGAGGCCGGAggcggtgtgcgtgtctgcgtgcgtcGATCTATAAGTGGTAGCTGGGGTGTACAAGTCCGCTTCTCTGCAGGGGTAGGTGAGTGGCAGTGGGGTTGCGTACTGGCGTGCGGGAATCTAGTCGGAGCACAAGCTGAAGATTGTCTTTGCTGGGAAatagggaaagaggggagggggctggaggagaaaagccacagagagagcgaagttTAGGGATGTATGTATCTGCCTCGCGCACAGAGAAtagaggggtggggaggggatacgtagaggtggtggtgagagagTGGATGAGGCCAGGCAGTGAGGTGGAGATGGAGGTAAAGGAGAGCAAGGAGAAAACAGCTCCACCCGAAATAGGCGAAGTTGGGATGTGGAGTTTctagggagagaagagagggaacatgtaggggaggggggaggtgccaAAGGGTTTGGACTGGGGAAGAGGAACgaagggtggtggtggtgactggGACAGGGAACCTGATGTAataggcacacacacacatatatatatatatatatatatgggTCTGCttgtctcctcccccttgtATGTTTCTGAGTCTAGGTTGTCTGTGGCTTGTGAGtttggaggaggggaggggttgTGCGCGATCTATAATGCGAGAAAAACAGCAGTGATAGAGAAGCTATAGATGGAGTAAGAGGGGTTACagggagaaaacaaaagagaggccAACGAACACTACATGAGACTTTGCATCGGTGCACATGCCTGCGTGTTGGTGTACGTGTAGGTGTGTTCACGTGAACGGCGCaaagggaggcggagagggggattgggggtggggtgggggagagagcaggaaaaaaaaggaagaggacACGATGCGAGAGcggagaaacacacacagaaagaggcacgtgtgtgtgtgtgtgtgtgtgtgtgtgtttgtgtttgtgtggaTGCGGAGGATGCAGAAACGTTGAGGGGCCGGCGCAACGacacccttccccctcctgaAAGGCTCAAGAGAAGAACACATGACATCCTCGCTgatttctcttttttttgtttttccacCTTCCCATGAGCAGGGCTTTAACCTACAAGGTGTTTCGGGGTGcacctgtgcgtgtatgtgcgaTACAGGCGCAGGGcgacgggggtgggggagggagtaggGGAAGGGGCGCAGAGGATGCATTCCTGCTGCAATttgaccacacacacacacacacacacacactgcacccctcccctttctacCTCCACCACCAAACCATCCCTCCGACTTGCTTTTTTCCACCtatacacacagacgcaccgTTGCGTAAGGGATCACTAAACACGAATTCCTTCGCACACCTACTCATGGAAGCAGGAGTGCCACGCAAGGGGGTGGGACAATCGGCTTACGGGCATCTGCTaccgccctcctccacaccctTTTTTCGCATCGCAGGCCGTTTCCTCGTTCGATTTTCTACAGGAGAAGTGCATGTACAACTGTAACATAGTTGACAACACCTCCACTCCaccagcgtgtgtgtgtgcgtgaggaggcagagatggaggaagggagagaaaaccGCAGTGAGGCCACATGAGCGCGTCGGTGCGTTCGCTTCGACTGATCCGACTTCTGggctctgtgcgtgcggcCACGCCGCTCACACCGAGGCCATACCGGCAGGGATAAAGCGCGTCGTTTATACTGGAGAATCGATACGCGCATGTGCCGCGTTTGTGCACCGACAAGAGTGCGGGGCCACCCGTCCGCCGCGCTTACCGCCTCATCGGGTGGGGAGATGAAGGAGGTCGGGTGGACGAGACTCGCTCTGAAGCCATGGCCAGTGGAGGCAGCGAGCGTGTAGGGACCACAAGGTCCCTGGAGCCCATTCGCAGCGACAACGGAAACTAGAAGCAGCACTGGCAGGTAGAAGAAAGGTCGCGCTTTCGCTGGACAGGGAAAACCAGATCGTCTGCTGGTCTTgtcgcaccgctgcgccacgagAACAGCGTGCAAGCATAAGCGGGTAGaacaagggaaaggaagcaCATTCTCTCCacaggcgctggtgcactCACTTGCTGGCTTAGGGAGGCGAGTAAAGCggtgaggaggaaagggggggagagcgggagTCACTCCTCGGCGTTCTGCTGCCCAAGAGGCACTCCTTCCTACCGTATGCGTGGCCGCTtttgtgtgcgtttgtgtgtgggagggtaGCAGGCGCAGGTCTTCggggggagcgggggggggggcaggccGCGCAACGGGAGGGAGACGAGTCTTACCACACCCATGCGAGGAAGTGTAGTGCAACAGTCGCTCCCAACTTATTTGGCTCCCCATGTCCACGCCCTACTCATCATCTTCGCTTCATGCACGGGtacgacgccgacgccgttGCCGGTAAGGAAGCCGACATGCGAAGCACGGTTCGCAGAGGTCGACAGGACAGTCTGTCCCACCGCCACGGCGGAGTTCACAACGGCGCGTCCGCTCTGCTGCGACGACTCAATCGCGCGCAGCGACCACGTCAGTAGGTAGTCCCCGCAGCTGGCAGTGACGCACAGCTCTTTGGTCCCAGGAAAACGGTCGAACTTCGCACTTTGGAAGCGCACCATGCTAGCTCCACCCATGCGCAGTGTTTGCTCCGGTGAAGGCTGAAGGATGATCGGCTGCGGCTTTTGCACTCCCATACGAGTTTGAAACCCTGTCGACTCTTTGCCGTTGCTGTCCACGTACTTGGTCTCGATGAACAGCAGAAACGAGGTGGAGGTCGCGACGATGTACTGGCCATCGGCTGTGACGTCAATGTCAACGATTGGCATCTTGGTGTCCAAAAGCGTCTTGGCAGCTTTCGGGAAGTACCCGCCGTCTGGCTTGCGTGCACCAGGCGGGCCGGTATAGAGCCGGATGTTCCCACACCCATCGCCGATGACGAGGTAGCCGTTCTGCGAGGTGGCGTGGCAGGTGAAATCCTTCCGGAGTGACAACAAGGCGTAGTCTGTCGGCTGCTTCCCGTCCTCCATGATAACACAGTTGCGGGGGTCCATGCGGACGTCGATGTTGAAGGCAACGTTGCGGCCAAGACACGTGTAGACAGAGCCGGAGCTCGCCGCTGTGTGGTTTGCGTAGGCTACACTCTGCAGTGGCAGATCCGCTGGCTTGTACTCCTGCACCACGGTGCCGTGCGTGAgatccagctgctgcaccgccgccttgcGACCGCCGAAGAGCAGCATAGTGGCGTCGCCGTTCTCCAGAAGAGTGCCGGTGGAGGTGtcgtcgacgccgcgcaCGACGAGTTTCTCCATGGCGGCCCGGTCAAAGCCTCGCTCcgtctgcggcagcgcctgcaTCTCCAGACTGGCCTCCTCGTTGCCCTTCTTGACAACGAGGATGCGGTTAAACTGTAGCGACTCCGCGGCGCAAATATTGCCAGAGCCTGTGCTTGCCTTCGTCAACTGGGCAGCGTCGAACTCGAACACGGCTTCGGTGGCGTCTTCGTTGCGGACCTcgcgggtggtggcgccgccgaggTATTGGTACCACTCATCCTGCGGGTCAACCTCGTCGTAGCCGGTGAGGAGGCTGTAGGTGCAGCGGTTGTACAGCTCCACAAACTCCTGCATGCGCATCTGCGCTGTCACCTGCCCGGTACGCGAAGCCGGTGCGGCGAAGCGGAATGCTACGGTCTCTAGCTGTTCATCGATGATCGCTGGCCAGTGGACGGACGCAGCTGGGGCGGAGTAGGAGAGCTGAAGGTCCACGCCGATGGGCTGCTCAAAGACATTTTCCCCATCCTCCGCCACGGCGATGATGTACTCCACACTGCTCTTGTCACTGCCGGCAGTGCCTGGAGCCTTCTTGTGCTTCACCAGGGAGATGGTGAAGGCATCCACATCACCGAGGGGTTTGTAGTAGGGATggtcgccctcctccccagcGTACTGATAGAGGGTACCCTCATTGGTGAACAGCTCCGTGGTGGACGCCGACATTGTTactcacagagagagagagagagactgacgggagagaagggaggaggatcACCGGCAGGGAGAGTTTCTAAAGAGTGCAATTAAGCGGAAAACAGGAAGTAATGACGGAGGAAAGTCAAGGCCAGTGTTAAGGGAAGTCGAAAAGGGGGAATCAAAGAGAGGTAAAACCAAATaaggcgccactgcagggCGGGGTGGTACTTGACATACAGGGatacgtgcgtgcgtgttaGAAGATGGATGGAGGGTGGTGGGTAGTGGTGGTAGGGGATGCCGTCACCGTTGCCGCCATAAGCCCACCCGCATGCGAAGGGGAAACGGAGGTGTAGTGAgcgagtgaaggagagggaggaagggaggatgTGCTGGTACGGTGGGCGTCAAGTCAAAGtgcaagaggaaagaagggcagcagagacgcagaggggagaggtgttGGGGGAGTGGGAAGGAAGCAGCAAGCAGAGAAGACGATGGCTGCACCcagccacgcacacgtgtaTCTTTCATCGTTATTTCTCTGCTGTCCTTCATTTGCCCTCCCACTCCCCGATTGCTTCGTTCGTTCTCGGAAGGGGTCGGGGAGGAGCCCACCCACATGTGAGACATCTACGCACAATAACACACACTTACGTGTCATCACTATTCTCAGTACTTGCCAGCATGCAATCCCAACAGAGAACACTTCCACCGAGGCAAACTACTGCGTGCGCCCACATACATGTTTGCAGCTcaagacggagaggaggcacGAAAGATACAAGTGATTCCACCACCATTTTCAAACGGTCGGCGACCTGGCGCACAGCTCTCGCCCTGGCGGCTCACACGCTGTCACCACTGCTGCGTATGAGTGTCACGTCGGTCATGCGGACTGGCGTTGCCGTGACGCAACTCAGCGCCATCTCTTTCACGACTGCCTGCAGCACGGCCCACGGCCCTTCATTATCGAACTCGGATGGTGACGCACAACTTTGGGGTTGCCTATCACTCATGGTGGCTTCTGCGGTCTGGAGGTGGCGCCAGAGAACTACGGCTTGCCGCAGAGTTCTGGGTAGTACTTCTGCTTGGTGAAGTCGGCGGCCAGCCGCACCGGCACAGCGCAGTGTCTCGCCTCTTTGTTGGTCTTGCTccagtggtggtgacggaCGTGCAGACACGTCGACGCTCCCATCTGCGCTTACGGTAGCAACGAGGAGCCTCCACATTTCCTCCAGCTCGGCGCGCGACGTCTCCTCGTTAGACATTGCCGGCCACTTACCGTACCGCATGAGCCCATCTGCTGAAGTTGACGTGTGGGCAGACTCGTGGGCTTCTCTAGTGCAGGTCGGTGAAGCAAGAGTGATGGGGAGCCACAGGTGGGTGAGCTGGTCTGCCggtgccaccacctctgcctctgAGATGATGGCGAACAGCACCGGACCAGTGGCAGCACCTTTGCCACAGTCCCCGCTGCTGGCCTTTGTCGCACTATTCGCTGCTacccacgccgccgccgctttgcCACACGCAATCACCACGTCCGCCTCGTCCTGCAAGGCGCCAAGTTGCGTGGTGGGCTCGTCgcaaaaaagaagaagaaggccgCCGCGCTGGTGCCACAGGATgggcgccgcgctgctgacggcCACAGAAGGGCCCGGGGAGGTGATCTCGTGCACCGCCCAGGGCGAAAAGAAGGCGCGGAGGGTGCGCAGGTACTGCTTTGTGCTGAGGTTGGGGTGATGGGTGGGGTTGCCGCGCGGGAGCACTAGGGCGACGCGGGGTAGAGCGCCAAAGAGCGTACCGAGGCATCTGCGAGGGAGTTTATTGGGAAGGGGCGGTGGCAATAGGCgcctctgcgccaccgccgaggtgtgcgtctctgcagCCTGCTCAAGTGATGGGTCAGACCCCAGTGACTCGGTGGAGAGCCGCCGCGGCTCATCGTTGCCGATGCCGGGGTCCCACCCACTGCCGCTACGTGGTCTGCCGGATCGGAAGCGACTCACGCTAGCGAAGACATCCGCCACCAGTGCGTACACCGCAGCGAACACCGGGAATGCTTCGCCAAACCGCGATGGGTCGACGTACCACTTCTCGTAAAGTTCCTCGATGCTACCTAGTACTTCCGCGGGTCCTcttccagcaccgctgccgcggtgctTATCGTCGGCGGCCGCGGACACATCcatggaggaggggacaGGCCCCTTCTCCACGACCGCTGTGGCGTCTGCAAAGACATCGAAAAGggtcgctgccgcggtgtCTGTGAAGCTGCCGAGGGCAATCCGCTCTAGCAGAGCTGGGGTCAGTGCCTGCGTTCTtgtggcagccgctgcggacGAGGAGTCTGCCATCTCCACCACTCGCGGACGTTTCCGAGTAGCCTTCGTGGTAGGGGAGCCtttgcgctgcgctgcggttTCACCGTCTCTTTCAGTAATGCCGCCATTACTCGTTTTCTCACACGCCGGTACCGGGGTGCTCGCCAACACGGTAGAGAGCAGGGTCAATTGGTCGGGGCTGCACGGGACGAGGACCTTGTTGTCGCCGAAGACGGCACCGGACACTTTGACAACGGTCGTGGTGGCTCCCGCggatggcggtggctgcaTTATCTCTGTAGaggaagcagctgcgctgttGCCAGCCGAAGTTgaccgcggcggtggtgccgggACGTCCTGCAGAGCAAACACAAGGCGGTCCGCCTCAAGGTGCGGCATaagtcgctgcagcactgcctctgctgtgACGTGCTGATGCAGAGTAGCCGACTGATTGCGCTCCGTGATGTTttcttgctgctgcatgaTGTGCTCCTTGAAGCTAACAAGCGCGTCGACAGGTGGGGCACCTGCGAGCAGGCGGCGAATCTGTGTTTCCATGACGGCCACTGCCTGCACTGCCTCTGCGCTACTTTCTCCAGCATCGGGCCTCGTGATCAAGGAACCATCCACCTGCTTCGTCATCTCCTCAACACTCTCTTCTCCGGTGTCATCGCGCAACATGCAAAGCCAAATCTTACACTGCGCCCCGAACGCGTGCGACGTTTGCGGCGACGGGAGAGCGCTGCTCACGTGGGTGccgtcgagcagctgcacgacgTGGCCGCGCACCGTCATGAAGACGTGAAAGCGACGCAGCGTGGCGTAGTTATCGAAGATGACAAGAACAAGGGGCGCAGGGACGCCGCGAGAAAGCCGCCGAGTTTGCGAGGAGAGGAGCTCCGTCGCGGGATCcgcgagagagcggcggcggtgacgactACAGTGCAGCTCCATATACGTGTTCACCTGCTGGAAGATGCCAGAGAAAAAGACGTGCACGCTAGTTGGGACGATGTAGCGGGCGAACATGGTGGCAGGCGACGTAGTAAGAGTCACGATCCCCGTGCTGTTGAGCGTCAAAGCCACGTTGTCAGTAGCTGCAGAGGAGTGGAGTCGCCAGGCTgccggggagggggtgggttCGAGTGCGACAGGCCTCGTAGCCATGTCTTGCGTTAACATGCCTTGTGCCATGCCACTGGAGTAGCGTGTCACCGTGGAGGGCGACTGCTggtcatcgtcgtcatcgctgaGGCAGTAGAGTTGACTGAGCCGCGCAACGCAACGCtcctgttgccgctgccgctgcaccaacAACGGTGATGAGCTCGATGCAGAGGCGAGCGTGGAGGACCCCGCATGGAGGGCCCGGTATACGTAATTCACCGGGAGCGGCCCCTCCTGCGGGGTGACCTCCAACACGCGCTCCAGCAGAGAGCAGCGTGGTGGAGCAGGGCTGTTTTCCTCGCGAAGCCACCGTGAGAGACACACTGGCGGGCACGGCACGCATTCGTACATCGACACAGTTTCGTCGTCGATGCCCGGATCCGTGAAGAGGAACGACACAGTGACAGTACCGGCCATCATCTGTATGCCCGTCACCTCGGCGAGCGCGTAATGCAAGtggtagggagggggaggaggcaccagctggtgtgttgctgctggggtGACCGAGGATCCActggcggtgccgccgctcacacacaccgacgAGCCGCCGCGCACCAGGCGTTCACTGCGAACACGATAGGGCGCAAACACAACCGAGCCGATGAACAGGGTGCCGAGGCGGGGGTCGTTGACATGCGTCGGTACAGCCTTGGCGGAAGGAGTTGTAGGAGACGAAGGCGACTGTGCCCCTTTCACCGCATCAGACTGTTTCGCGCCGGCGAGCGCGGAAGCGTGTCGAGACGATGGCACTGTGAAAGGTCGCCACAGCGCGAGAAAGTTCAACGCGGATGGTGAAGAAGCGACGTCTTGGTGacgaggcagctgctgcccacgTTCGTCTTCCGTGCTCGGCTCCACTTTTATAGCATCACGGAGCCGCGGAGGTGGAGTTGGTtcagcgctggtggtggtggtgcccatcggcgcgcgcgcgtgtgcgtatggggcgaggggggagtggACACCGCTCACCCGTTCAGCAGGCAAGCCGTGACTTTAGCTGCGTATGTGTGTTGAAGAGAGGAATAGCACGATTCAGGTCGGGTGAAGGGGATGAGCGGGCCTCTGTATACGTGCGCATTCtatgaagaagagaggagcactGATAGAAGGGCCTCTGCAGCGGAGGACCTGTTTTGTGTAGGTCtatgtgtgggtgcatgCATGCGCGGATGTGTTTTACTTCTCTGCCTTGTCGCCCCCTTTCGTTCTCTTGTTCTTGCGCGTTTAAGGTCGTATATGTGGGCGTGTCATCCAGTGAAATGAGCCTTttgaaggaggaggcagggcATCGAGAAATGAGGAAAGGGGCGAGGTAAGTGactggagggggggggggaaaggaagagagagagagggagagaggcagagagggagggtgtgagaggagggcggcgcCAAATAGCCGTTGATTGACA
Encoded proteins:
- a CDS encoding protein kinase, putative (TriTrypDB/GeneDB-style sysID: LpmP.17.0660), with translation MERLQRVGARPGPNLAPDAPTSTSELPKPTFQPGSSIYEMDSSGRLHRFQCGRVLGRGGFAKCYEVSDETGTYALKAVNRASLEKPKTLQKLHSEISIHRRMKHKHVVEFLRTFRDRYYVYMLLEKCDHGTLMDLLKVRRFTVAETQYVMLQCLSALQYMHSECVIHRDLKPGNIMLDRELNIKIGDFGLAAELQYDGERKRTICGTPNYIAPEIIDHKSHGHSYEVDTWSLGVILYTLLVGQPPFQMEDVESTYKRIRQCRYDFPASVPDNARDLITQILQSSPAHRPTLMDIRQHSFFSSSPPPPLTPPASLASFGLPVPGATASAPMTTTAAVTTTRCARRGPVVDMHHPLPAPYGKDLLGAPAQREVLRPINANVPPPHGAPTSPRHLANLKQQQVTPTPTLPGIDAHARGEIPRSAPATAVVPLSGRCLASPQQQRRDDANADEEEKQQLTALHDHLHQTLCGDATAADAADSEAPPPPVWVTQCADFSSKYGMAYRLSTGQTGAHFNDSTKIVWEPITDRVEYYARVKIEIPARDGGTGLFAKDELQVFSMHSYPPELEKKVTLTKYFKTYLSRVQSSPDRVAVVACSPFLPVAPPRCTDPHTSSDFVYVKRWLRVDSALVFRLSNKTVQVCFEDGAEIILSSEWRVVTYTTPSGRRRTLPLSVVATEWEEAAERLRSTKSVLYQVIRDHCL
- a CDS encoding hypothetical protein (TriTrypDB/GeneDB-style sysID: LpmP.17.0670), producing MSASTTELFTNEGTLYQYAGEEGDHPYYKPLGDVDAFTISLVKHKKAPGTAGSDKSSVEYIIAVAEDGENVFEQPIGVDLQLSYSAPAASVHWPAIIDEQLETVAFRFAAPASRTGQVTAQMRMQEFVELYNRCTYSLLTGYDEVDPQDEWYQYLGGATTREVRNEDATEAVFEFDAAQLTKASTGSGNICAAESLQFNRILVVKKGNEEASLEMQALPQTERGFDRAAMEKLVVRGVDDTSTGTLLENGDATMLLFGGRKAAVQQLDLTHGTVVQEYKPADLPLQSVAYANHTAASSGSVYTCLGRNVAFNIDVRMDPRNCVIMEDGKQPTDYALLSLRKDFTCHATSQNGYLVIGDGCGNIRLYTGPPGARKPDGGYFPKAAKTLLDTKMPIVDIDVTADGQYIVATSTSFLLFIETKYVDSNGKESTGFQTRMGVQKPQPIILQPSPEQTLRMGGASMVRFQSAKFDRFPGTKELCVTASCGDYLLTWSLRAIESSQQSGRAVVNSAVAVGQTVLSTSANRASHVGFLTGNGVGVVPVHEAKMMSRAWTWGAK
- a CDS encoding hypothetical protein (TriTrypDB/GeneDB-style sysID: LpmP.17.0680) produces the protein MGTTTTSAEPTPPPRLRDAIKVEPSTEDERGQQLPRHQDVASSPSALNFLALWRPFTVPSSRHASALAGAKQSDAVKGAQSPSSPTTPSAKAVPTHVNDPRLGTLFIGSVVFAPYRVRSERLVRGGSSVCVSGGTASGSSVTPAATHQLVPPPPPYHLHYALAEVTGIQMMAGTVTVSFLFTDPGIDDETVSMYECVPCPPVCLSRWLREENSPAPPRCSLLERVLEVTPQEGPLPVNYVYRALHAGSSTLASASSSSPLLVQRQRQQERCVARLSQLYCLSDDDDDQQSPSTVTRYSSGMAQGMLTQDMATRPVALEPTPSPAAWRLHSSAATDNVALTLNSTGIVTLTTSPATMFARYIVPTSVHVFFSGIFQQVNTYMELHCSRHRRRSLADPATELLSSQTRRLSRGVPAPLVLVIFDNYATLRRFHVFMTVRGHVVQLLDGTHVSSALPSPQTSHAFGAQCKIWLCMLRDDTGEESVEEMTKQVDGSLITRPDAGESSAEAVQAVAVMETQIRRLLAGAPPVDALVSFKEHIMQQQENITERNQSATLHQHVTAEAVLQRLMPHLEADRLVFALQDVPAPPPRSTSAGNSAAASSTEIMQPPPSAGATTTVVKVSGAVFGDNKVLVPCSPDQLTLLSTVLASTPVPACEKTSNGGITERDGETAAQRKGSPTTKATRKRPRVVEMADSSSAAAATRTQALTPALLERIALGSFTDTAAATLFDVFADATAVVEKGPVPSSMDVSAAADDKHRGSGAGRGPAEVLGSIEELYEKWYVDPSRFGEAFPVFAAVYALVADVFASVSRFRSGRPRSGSGWDPGIGNDEPRRLSTESLGSDPSLEQAAETHTSAVAQRRLLPPPLPNKLPRRCLGTLFGALPRVALVLPRGNPTHHPNLSTKQYLRTLRAFFSPWAVHEITSPGPSVAVSSAAPILWHQRGGLLLLFCDEPTTQLGALQDEADVVIACGKAAAAWVAANSATKASSGDCGKGAATGPVLFAIISEAEVVAPADQLTHLWLPITLASPTCTREAHESAHTSTSADGLMRYGKWPAMSNEETSRAELEEMWRLLVATVSADGSVDVSARPSPPLEQDQQRGETLRCAGAAGRRLHQAEVLPRTLRQAVVLWRHLQTAEATMSDRQPQSCASPSEFDNEGPWAVLQAVVKEMALSCVTATPVRMTDVTLIRSSGDSV